Proteins encoded by one window of Dioscorea cayenensis subsp. rotundata cultivar TDr96_F1 chromosome 20, TDr96_F1_v2_PseudoChromosome.rev07_lg8_w22 25.fasta, whole genome shotgun sequence:
- the LOC120251836 gene encoding protein trichome birefringence-like 26 isoform X3 — protein MANEEMVDWEALPGAQGERNGSTAGCTLFQGEWILDNEGPAYTNETCHFIEPYQNCMRNERPDTGYLYWRWKPKNCDLARFDADKFLNAMRNKSWALIGDSIFRNHMQSLICLLSKIDEPVDIYHEMNYKTRTWYFSSYNFTLAVIWAPFLVRYDTFEGHNTLAEPNLELHLDILDTKWTTEYHKYDYVVISGGQWFYKSAIMWENNRVIGCHNCPDDNLKELGVTEPYRKALRLAFHFVSTNDHKPFVVFRTWTPDHFEYGKWYNGGVCNRTQPYKEGEYDGDPTDHAMRRAEIEEFEHAAKIGVKNGMQMKLLDTYHLSLLRPDGHPGPYRTYPPINDKNKKVQNDCLHWCLPGPIDTWNELLMKMVIDDDDNLGHASA, from the exons ATGGCTAATGAGGAAATGGTGGACTGGGAGGCATTGCCTGGTGCACAGGGGGAGAGGAATGGTAGCACTG CAGGATGCACTCTTTTTCAAGGGGAATGGATTCTAGACAATGAAGGACCAGCTTACACCAATGAAACCTGCCATTTCATAGAACCTTATCAGAACTGTATGAGAAACGAAAGGCCCGACACTGGTTATCTTTACTGGAGATGGAAGCCAAAGAACTGTGATTTAGCTCGATTTGATGCAGATAAATTTCTGAATGCAATGAGGAACAAATCATGGGCACTAATCGGTGATTCGATCTTTCGTAACCATATGCAGTCTTTGATTTGCCTACTCTCCAAG ATAGATGAACCTGTTGATATTTATCATGAAATGAATTATAAAACCCGAACATGGTACTTCTCCTCCTACAACTTCACTCTTGCAGTAATCTGGGCTCCATTTCTAGTTCGCTACGATACTTTTGAAGGCCATAACACATTGGCAGAGCCAAATTTAGAGCTTCATCTTGACATTCTTGATACAAAATGGACTACTGAATATCACAAGTACGACTACGTTGTGATTTCCGGCGGCCAATGGTTCTACAAATCAGCAATTATGTGGGAGAACAACAGAGTCATCGGCTGCCATAATTGTCCTGATGATAACTTGAAAGAACTTGGAGTTACAGAGCCTTACCGAAAGGCCCTGCGATTGGCATTCCATTTCGTGTCAACAAATGATCACAAGCCCTTTGTTGTCTTCCGAACCTGGACACCTGATCACTTTGAGTACGGAAAATGGTACAATGGAGGAGTTTGCAACAGAACACAACCATATAAAGAAGGAGAATACGACGGTGATCCAACCGACCATGCAATGAGGAGGGCTGAGATTGAAGAGTTTGAACATGCAGCTAAAATCGGAGTGAAGAATGGAATGCAGATGAAACTCTTAGACACATACCATCTTTCCTTGTTGAGACCAGATGGTCATCCCGGGCCTTACCGAACATACCCGCCAATCAATGATAAGAACAAGAAAGTTCAGAATGACTGCCTGCATTGGTGCTTGCCTGGTCCTATTGATACTTGGAATGAGTTACTGATGAAGATGGTGATCGATGATGACGATAATTTGGGGCATGCATCGGCTTAG
- the LOC120251836 gene encoding protein trichome birefringence-like 26 isoform X1: MANEEMVDWEALPGAQGERNGSTGKQLLKFLAAVLLVGFCFHFLFTEFILWEPDSTKAGCTLFQGEWILDNEGPAYTNETCHFIEPYQNCMRNERPDTGYLYWRWKPKNCDLARFDADKFLNAMRNKSWALIGDSIFRNHMQSLICLLSKIDEPVDIYHEMNYKTRTWYFSSYNFTLAVIWAPFLVRYDTFEGHNTLAEPNLELHLDILDTKWTTEYHKYDYVVISGGQWFYKSAIMWENNRVIGCHNCPDDNLKELGVTEPYRKALRLAFHFVSTNDHKPFVVFRTWTPDHFEYGKWYNGGVCNRTQPYKEGEYDGDPTDHAMRRAEIEEFEHAAKIGVKNGMQMKLLDTYHLSLLRPDGHPGPYRTYPPINDKNKKVQNDCLHWCLPGPIDTWNELLMKMVIDDDDNLGHASA, translated from the exons ATGGCTAATGAGGAAATGGTGGACTGGGAGGCATTGCCTGGTGCACAGGGGGAGAGGAATGGTAGCACTGGTAAGCAGCTCTTGAAGTTCTTAGCTGCTGTTCTCTTGGTTGGTTTCTGTTTTCATTTCCTCTTCACTGAATTCATTCTTTGGGAGCCAGATTCCACCAAAG CAGGATGCACTCTTTTTCAAGGGGAATGGATTCTAGACAATGAAGGACCAGCTTACACCAATGAAACCTGCCATTTCATAGAACCTTATCAGAACTGTATGAGAAACGAAAGGCCCGACACTGGTTATCTTTACTGGAGATGGAAGCCAAAGAACTGTGATTTAGCTCGATTTGATGCAGATAAATTTCTGAATGCAATGAGGAACAAATCATGGGCACTAATCGGTGATTCGATCTTTCGTAACCATATGCAGTCTTTGATTTGCCTACTCTCCAAG ATAGATGAACCTGTTGATATTTATCATGAAATGAATTATAAAACCCGAACATGGTACTTCTCCTCCTACAACTTCACTCTTGCAGTAATCTGGGCTCCATTTCTAGTTCGCTACGATACTTTTGAAGGCCATAACACATTGGCAGAGCCAAATTTAGAGCTTCATCTTGACATTCTTGATACAAAATGGACTACTGAATATCACAAGTACGACTACGTTGTGATTTCCGGCGGCCAATGGTTCTACAAATCAGCAATTATGTGGGAGAACAACAGAGTCATCGGCTGCCATAATTGTCCTGATGATAACTTGAAAGAACTTGGAGTTACAGAGCCTTACCGAAAGGCCCTGCGATTGGCATTCCATTTCGTGTCAACAAATGATCACAAGCCCTTTGTTGTCTTCCGAACCTGGACACCTGATCACTTTGAGTACGGAAAATGGTACAATGGAGGAGTTTGCAACAGAACACAACCATATAAAGAAGGAGAATACGACGGTGATCCAACCGACCATGCAATGAGGAGGGCTGAGATTGAAGAGTTTGAACATGCAGCTAAAATCGGAGTGAAGAATGGAATGCAGATGAAACTCTTAGACACATACCATCTTTCCTTGTTGAGACCAGATGGTCATCCCGGGCCTTACCGAACATACCCGCCAATCAATGATAAGAACAAGAAAGTTCAGAATGACTGCCTGCATTGGTGCTTGCCTGGTCCTATTGATACTTGGAATGAGTTACTGATGAAGATGGTGATCGATGATGACGATAATTTGGGGCATGCATCGGCTTAG
- the LOC120251836 gene encoding protein trichome birefringence-like 26 isoform X2 encodes MANEEMVDWEALPGAQGERNGSTGKQLLKFLAAVLLVGFCFHFLFTEFILWEPDSTKGCTLFQGEWILDNEGPAYTNETCHFIEPYQNCMRNERPDTGYLYWRWKPKNCDLARFDADKFLNAMRNKSWALIGDSIFRNHMQSLICLLSKIDEPVDIYHEMNYKTRTWYFSSYNFTLAVIWAPFLVRYDTFEGHNTLAEPNLELHLDILDTKWTTEYHKYDYVVISGGQWFYKSAIMWENNRVIGCHNCPDDNLKELGVTEPYRKALRLAFHFVSTNDHKPFVVFRTWTPDHFEYGKWYNGGVCNRTQPYKEGEYDGDPTDHAMRRAEIEEFEHAAKIGVKNGMQMKLLDTYHLSLLRPDGHPGPYRTYPPINDKNKKVQNDCLHWCLPGPIDTWNELLMKMVIDDDDNLGHASA; translated from the exons ATGGCTAATGAGGAAATGGTGGACTGGGAGGCATTGCCTGGTGCACAGGGGGAGAGGAATGGTAGCACTGGTAAGCAGCTCTTGAAGTTCTTAGCTGCTGTTCTCTTGGTTGGTTTCTGTTTTCATTTCCTCTTCACTGAATTCATTCTTTGGGAGCCAGATTCCACCAAAG GATGCACTCTTTTTCAAGGGGAATGGATTCTAGACAATGAAGGACCAGCTTACACCAATGAAACCTGCCATTTCATAGAACCTTATCAGAACTGTATGAGAAACGAAAGGCCCGACACTGGTTATCTTTACTGGAGATGGAAGCCAAAGAACTGTGATTTAGCTCGATTTGATGCAGATAAATTTCTGAATGCAATGAGGAACAAATCATGGGCACTAATCGGTGATTCGATCTTTCGTAACCATATGCAGTCTTTGATTTGCCTACTCTCCAAG ATAGATGAACCTGTTGATATTTATCATGAAATGAATTATAAAACCCGAACATGGTACTTCTCCTCCTACAACTTCACTCTTGCAGTAATCTGGGCTCCATTTCTAGTTCGCTACGATACTTTTGAAGGCCATAACACATTGGCAGAGCCAAATTTAGAGCTTCATCTTGACATTCTTGATACAAAATGGACTACTGAATATCACAAGTACGACTACGTTGTGATTTCCGGCGGCCAATGGTTCTACAAATCAGCAATTATGTGGGAGAACAACAGAGTCATCGGCTGCCATAATTGTCCTGATGATAACTTGAAAGAACTTGGAGTTACAGAGCCTTACCGAAAGGCCCTGCGATTGGCATTCCATTTCGTGTCAACAAATGATCACAAGCCCTTTGTTGTCTTCCGAACCTGGACACCTGATCACTTTGAGTACGGAAAATGGTACAATGGAGGAGTTTGCAACAGAACACAACCATATAAAGAAGGAGAATACGACGGTGATCCAACCGACCATGCAATGAGGAGGGCTGAGATTGAAGAGTTTGAACATGCAGCTAAAATCGGAGTGAAGAATGGAATGCAGATGAAACTCTTAGACACATACCATCTTTCCTTGTTGAGACCAGATGGTCATCCCGGGCCTTACCGAACATACCCGCCAATCAATGATAAGAACAAGAAAGTTCAGAATGACTGCCTGCATTGGTGCTTGCCTGGTCCTATTGATACTTGGAATGAGTTACTGATGAAGATGGTGATCGATGATGACGATAATTTGGGGCATGCATCGGCTTAG
- the LOC120251241 gene encoding probable GABA transporter 2 isoform X1: MDLHHHPSSSSSSPSKPLPTLDAGAALVLKSKGTWWHAGCHLTTAIVGPTILTLPYALRGLGWGLGLVLLSVMASVTFYAYLLMSRVLEHCERGGRRHIRFRELAADVLGSGWMLYFVVCIQGAINTGIGIGTILLAADCLQIMYSAASPNGPLKLYHFIIIVTVVLIIFSQLPSFHSLRHINLASLLMIIGYAVVVVAGCLNAGFSKNPPPRKYSLDSSKSNRSFNAFTSISILASIFGNGILPEIQATVAPPVAGKMLKALLLCYSVIFVTFYPVAISGYWVFGNEVNSNVLQSLMPDSGPSLAPTWLLGLAVVFILLQLVAIGLVYSQVAYEIMEKNSADVNQGTFSKRNLIPRIILRTLYMIFCGFVAAMLPFFGDVIGVVGAIGFIPLDFILPMLLYNMAIKPPTRSVMFMLNMFIMVVFTGVGIMGAFSSIRKLVLDANEFSLFSDNVVN; the protein is encoded by the exons ATGGACCTCCACCACcacccctcctcctcctcctcttcccctTCCAAACCCCTCCCCACCCTCGACGCCGGCGCCGCCTTGGTTCTCAAATCCAAAG GGACTTGGTGGCATGCTGGGTGTCACCTCACCACCGCCATTGTTGGCCCAACAATCCTCACGCTGCCTTATGCTCTGCGTGGCCTTGGCTGGGGTTTGGGGCTGGTTTTGCTCTCTGTGATGGCGTCTGTCACTTTCTATGCTTATCTTCTCATGTCTAGGGTTCTTGAGCATTGTGAGAGGGGAGGACGTCGGCATATTAGGTTCCGGGAGCTCGCCGCTGATGTTTTgg GGTCTGGATGGATGCTCTACTTTGTGGTTTGCATACAGGGAGCAATCAATACGGGAATTGGGATTGGTACCATTCTGCTTGCAGCTGACTGTCTTCAG ATTATGTACTCGGCTGCCAGTCCCAATGGTCCTCTGAAGCTATACCATTTCATTATTATTGTGACGGTGGTGCTAATAATCTTCTCTCAGCTTCCTTCTTTCCATTCACTTCGCCATATCAACCTTGCCTCGCTGCTTATGATAATTGGTTACGCTGTCGTTGTGGTTGCTGGATGCCTTAATGCAG GTTTTTCAAAAAACCCTCCTCCAAGGAAATACTCACTGGATTCTTCCAAGTCCAATCGATCTTTCAACGCATTCACTTCCATCTCCATATTAGCTTCAATTTTTGGCAATGGAATATTACCGGAAATTCAA GCAACTGTGGCTCCTCCAGTTGCTGGCAAGATGCTGAAGGCGCTCTTGCTCTGCTACTCAGTCATCTTTGTCACCTTCTACCCGGTTGCAATCTCCGGGTATTGGGTATTTGGTAATGAAGTGAACTCAAATGTTCTCCAGAGTTTAATGCCGGATTCCGGTCCTTCTTTAGCTCCAACATGGCTACTAGGTCTTGCAGTAGTCTTCATACTCCTCCAATTGGTTGCAATTGGCTTG GTTTACTCGCAAGTCGCCTATGAAATAATGGAGAAGAACTCCGCCGATGTGAATCAAGGaactttttcaaaaagaaatcttATTCCAAGAATAATTCTAAGGACTCTTTATATGATATTTTGCGGTTTTGTGGCTGCAATGTTACCATTCTTCGGTGATGTAATTGGTGTTGTTGGAGCCATTGGTTTCATTCCACTGGATTTCATTCTCCCCATGCTCTTGTACAACATGGCTATCAAACCTCCAACAAGATCAGTTATGTTCATGCTTAACATGTTCATCATGGTGGTCTTCACTGGTGTAGGGATCATGGGTGCTTTCTCCTCTATTAGGAAGCTTGTCCTTGATGCTAATGAGTTCAGTCTCTTCAGTGATAATGTTGTTAATTGA
- the LOC120251241 gene encoding probable GABA transporter 2 isoform X2 codes for MDLHHHPSSSSSSPSKPLPTLDAGAALVLKSKGTWWHAGCHLTTAIVGPTILTLPYALRGLGWGLGLVLLSVMASVTFYAYLLMSRVLEHCERGGRRHIRFRELAADVLGSGWMLYFVVCIQGAINTGIGIGTILLAADCLQLPSFHSLRHINLASLLMIIGYAVVVVAGCLNAGFSKNPPPRKYSLDSSKSNRSFNAFTSISILASIFGNGILPEIQATVAPPVAGKMLKALLLCYSVIFVTFYPVAISGYWVFGNEVNSNVLQSLMPDSGPSLAPTWLLGLAVVFILLQLVAIGLVYSQVAYEIMEKNSADVNQGTFSKRNLIPRIILRTLYMIFCGFVAAMLPFFGDVIGVVGAIGFIPLDFILPMLLYNMAIKPPTRSVMFMLNMFIMVVFTGVGIMGAFSSIRKLVLDANEFSLFSDNVVN; via the exons ATGGACCTCCACCACcacccctcctcctcctcctcttcccctTCCAAACCCCTCCCCACCCTCGACGCCGGCGCCGCCTTGGTTCTCAAATCCAAAG GGACTTGGTGGCATGCTGGGTGTCACCTCACCACCGCCATTGTTGGCCCAACAATCCTCACGCTGCCTTATGCTCTGCGTGGCCTTGGCTGGGGTTTGGGGCTGGTTTTGCTCTCTGTGATGGCGTCTGTCACTTTCTATGCTTATCTTCTCATGTCTAGGGTTCTTGAGCATTGTGAGAGGGGAGGACGTCGGCATATTAGGTTCCGGGAGCTCGCCGCTGATGTTTTgg GGTCTGGATGGATGCTCTACTTTGTGGTTTGCATACAGGGAGCAATCAATACGGGAATTGGGATTGGTACCATTCTGCTTGCAGCTGACTGTCTTCAG CTTCCTTCTTTCCATTCACTTCGCCATATCAACCTTGCCTCGCTGCTTATGATAATTGGTTACGCTGTCGTTGTGGTTGCTGGATGCCTTAATGCAG GTTTTTCAAAAAACCCTCCTCCAAGGAAATACTCACTGGATTCTTCCAAGTCCAATCGATCTTTCAACGCATTCACTTCCATCTCCATATTAGCTTCAATTTTTGGCAATGGAATATTACCGGAAATTCAA GCAACTGTGGCTCCTCCAGTTGCTGGCAAGATGCTGAAGGCGCTCTTGCTCTGCTACTCAGTCATCTTTGTCACCTTCTACCCGGTTGCAATCTCCGGGTATTGGGTATTTGGTAATGAAGTGAACTCAAATGTTCTCCAGAGTTTAATGCCGGATTCCGGTCCTTCTTTAGCTCCAACATGGCTACTAGGTCTTGCAGTAGTCTTCATACTCCTCCAATTGGTTGCAATTGGCTTG GTTTACTCGCAAGTCGCCTATGAAATAATGGAGAAGAACTCCGCCGATGTGAATCAAGGaactttttcaaaaagaaatcttATTCCAAGAATAATTCTAAGGACTCTTTATATGATATTTTGCGGTTTTGTGGCTGCAATGTTACCATTCTTCGGTGATGTAATTGGTGTTGTTGGAGCCATTGGTTTCATTCCACTGGATTTCATTCTCCCCATGCTCTTGTACAACATGGCTATCAAACCTCCAACAAGATCAGTTATGTTCATGCTTAACATGTTCATCATGGTGGTCTTCACTGGTGTAGGGATCATGGGTGCTTTCTCCTCTATTAGGAAGCTTGTCCTTGATGCTAATGAGTTCAGTCTCTTCAGTGATAATGTTGTTAATTGA
- the LOC120251249 gene encoding transcription factor SPEECHLESS, producing the protein MPESLSDLFNDTQDFSSGGLSGAASPENLFTLLENLDDYYATTKDSTTLLPFTPFEDTDLSSPTTDLDHEPPSQVSNKAGNIRSLEVPETDEDEASLARKKLKFSNTVTVDGMNRMSHITVERNRRKQMNDNLSVLRSLMPCFYVKRGDQASIIGGVVDYIKELQQVLQSLEAKKQRKVYNEVLSPRPVSSPRPSQLSPRPPPPPPPVSPRVSLPISPRTPQPTSPYKPRMQYSCLNPTLVLPSLDSSSSLEPSMELAANSKSPVADVEVKFSGPNVLLKTVSHRIPGQPLKIITALEGLALEILHVSISAIDDHTMLNSFTIKIGIECELSAEELAQEIQQTFSQN; encoded by the exons ATGCCTGAAAGCTTATCAGACCTCTTCAATGACACACAAGACTTCAGTTCCGGTGGCTTGAGTGGCGCTGCCTCACCAGAGAATCTCTTCACACTGCTTGAGAATCTTGATGACTATTATGCTACCACTAAAGATTCCACCACTcttcttcctttcactccatTTGAAGACACTGACTTGAGCAGTCCTACTACAGATCTTGATCATGAACCACCTTCTCAAGTTTCCAACAAAGCCGGCAATATTCGATCTCTTGAAGTACCTGAAACCGATGAAGATGAAGCATCGCTTGCTCGAAAGAAGCTCAAGTTCTCAAACACAGTCACAGTTGATGGCATGAATAGGATGTCACACATCACGGTTGAGCGAAACCGACGAAAACAAATGAACGATAATCTCTCGGTTCTTCGATCTCTCATGCCGTGTTTCTATGTCAAgaga GGAGATCAAGCATCAATAATTGGAGGAGTTGTGGATTACATCAAGGAGTTGCAGCAAGTGTTGCAGAGTTTAGAGGCAAAGAAACAAAGGAAGGTATACAATGAAGTGTTAAGTCCTAGGCCAGTTTCAAGTCCAAGGCCATCACAATTGAGTCCtagaccaccaccaccaccaccaccagtgAGTCCAAGAGTGAGCTTGCCTATAAGTCCAAGAACACCACAACCAACCAGCCCATACAAGCCAAGGATGCAGTATTCATGCCTTAATCCCACTCTTGTCTTACCTTCTCTTGACTCATCTTCCTCATTAGAACCATCCATGGAACTTGCTGCTAATTCTAAGTCCCCGGTGGCCGACGTTGAGGTGAAGTTCTCCGGCCCCAACGTGCTTTTAAAGACGGTATCTCATCGTATTCCCGGCCAACCTTTGAAGATCATCACTGCTCTTGAGGGCCTTGCACTTGAAATCCTCCATGTTAGCATCAGTGCCATTGATGATCATACCATGCTCAACTCCTTCACCATCAAG attggaattgagTGTGAGCTTAGTGCTGAAGAACTGGCTCAAGAGATTCAGCAAACATTCTCACAAAACTAA
- the LOC120251590 gene encoding protein SEH1, which translates to MERVVATLEKGAQCCGWSHGGRRLAAGYADGAVSVHDSADPSARYSSRWMAHSCGVVNVVWVPPEFGEAIACICADGTLSLWEEIGQDAQAVSWKLCKLFEGTGTQVVDVQFGVSLTTLKLVAAYSDGYVKVYESLDPLELNKWQLQAEFQNVIDSVSRFGKPSCMSASIAWSPRRGESQQSSFVLGYNSDLSQFNSPKVWEFEEAHQRWVPVAELALPGDKGDRVHAVAWAPNIGRPYEVVAVATCKGIAIWHVGLNPESDGRLSAEKVALLAGHDGEVWQLDWDMSGMTLASTGGDGMVRLWQSNLNGVWHEQAALECNAVQH; encoded by the exons ATGGAGCGGGTGGTGGCGACGCTGGAGAAAGGCGCGCAGTGCTGCGGCTGGAGCCACGGTGGCCGGCGCTTGGCCGCCGGCTACGCTGACGGTGCTGTCTCCGTTCACGACTCCGCCGACCCCTCCGCTCGCTACTCCTCCAGATGGATG GCACACTCATGTGGCGTTGTTAATGTTGTTTGGGTCCCTCCGGAGTTCGGTGAAGCCATTGCTTGCATTTGCGCCGATGGGACATTGTCTTTGTGGGAAGAAATTGGGCAAG ATGCGCAAGCTGTTAGTTGGAAGCTGTGCAAGCTCTTTGAAGGCACTGGCACTCAAGTGGTTGATGTTCAGTTTGGGGTTTCTTTGACGACCCTGAAATTG GTTGCTGCATATTCAGATGGCTATGTGAAGGTCTATGAGTCATTGGACCCGTTAGAATTGAACAAGTGGCAATTGCAG GCAGAGTTCCAAAATGTGATTGATTCAGTCTCCAGATTTGGAAAGCCATCATGTATGTCTGCTTCCATTGCATGGAGTCCACGCAGAGGTGAAAGCCAGCAGTCGAGTTTTGTCCTAGGTTACAACTCTGATCTTTCACAGTTTAACTCTCCCAAG GTCTGGGAGTTTGAGGAAGCCCATCAACGGTGGGTTCCAGTGGCTGAGCTGGCTTTACCTGGAGACAAGGGTGATAGGGTTCATGCAGTAGCCTGGGCACCAAACATAGGCAG GCCTTACGAAGTTGTAGCTGTTGCTACCTGCAAAGGAATCGCAATATGGCATGTGGGACTAAACCCTGAGTCTGATGGAAGACTTTCAGCAGAGAAAGTTGCTCTACTTGCAGGCCATGACGGCGAG GTGTGGCAATTGGATTGGGACATGAGTGGCATGACATTAGCATCAACTGGAGGTGATGGAATGGTGAGGCTATGGCAATCAAATCTAAATGGTGTATGGCATGAACAAGCAGCTCTTGAATGCAATGCAGTGCAACACTAG
- the LOC120251592 gene encoding uncharacterized protein LOC120251592, translated as MISTGSLLQSPCKTLIFSIGNGNGHGFLACTPFSTRLRTSSSFSQTSSSRRLRSHGVVCGLLPVDPWAPSIDSQSIASQLFAFSLFPYLGFLYFITKSKTTPGLTLFGFYFLLAFVGATIPAGIYAKVHYGTSLSNVDWLHGGAESLLTLTNLFIVLGLRNALRKIKNEKKIASEVVSEVQEQQTSV; from the exons ATGATCTCCACTGGATCCCTCTTGCAATCTCCatgcaaaaccctaatcttttccATTGGCAATGGCAATGGCCATGGCTTCCTAGCATGCACGCCATTCTCTACAAGGCTTAGGACCAGCAGCAGCTTCTCCCAGACTAGCAGCAGTAGAAGGCTTCGATCTCATGGAGTTGTGTGTGGGCTCTTGCCTGTGGATCCATGGGCACCATCCATTGATTCACAGAGCATAGCCTCCCAGCTCTTtgctttctctctcttcccatACCTTGGCTTCCTCTACTTCATCACCAAGTCCAAGACAACCCCTGGACTAACCCTCTTTGGATTCTACTTCCTCCTCGCCTTTGTTGGTGCTACAA TACCGGCCGGGATTTATG CAAAAGTGCATTATGGAACATCCCTGTCTAATGTTGATTGGTTGCACGGTGGTGCTGAATCTTTGTTGACTCTTACCAACCTGTTCATTGTACTGGGATTGAGGAACGCTTTGAGGAAGATCAAGAATGAGAAGAAGATAGCATCTGAAGTTGTTTCAGAGGTTCAAGAGCAGCAGACTTCTGTTTAG
- the LOC120251589 gene encoding probable WRKY transcription factor 41: MVSISIKTINHPRNKTTHHIEQTSNFKQVKLSEKVKMEGDKSDQKMLLDELSRARELMRQLTVHLEHLSTSESYGTSARELMCSIEKAFSLAKLSCFSDQEKRSTSGSLQSENEQDLRDMSRKRKSLPTMTRQIQLTAEGEVSSMDDGYHWRKYGQKGILGAKHPRSYYRCTHRNTYGCSATKQMQKADTNPTVLNITYYGHHTCHQKIPTHEQQQDRFDSENSHEQHHLLSFQTELKAQDQMSSSFSFLSAPLSQAQPGIHLFSASTIDTRITESSSPTFVSQTSELKNYLNKGKNLRTSETELTEVISTATSTTNPLTVDMDFLLDPNFSFDDSNFLS, from the exons ATGGTCAGCATTTCCATTAAGACCATAAACCACccaagaaacaaaacaacacatcacATAGAACAGACTTCAAACTTCAAACAAGTAAAGCTAAGTGAGAAGGTGAAGATGGAGGGGGATAAGAGTGATCAAAAGATGTTACTTGATGAATTAAGCCGAGCTCGAGAACTAATGAGGCAACTCACAGTGCATCTTGAGCATCTTTCGACTAGTGAGTCATATGGAACATCGGCAAGAGAGCTAATGTGTTCGATAGAGAAAGCTTTCAGCTTGGCGAAATTGAGTTGTTTCAGTGATCAGGAGAAGCGGTCTACCAGTGGAAGTTTGCAAAGCGAAAACGAACAAGACCTGAGAGATATGTCAAGGAAGAG GAAATCATTGCCTACGATGACACGACAAATACAATTGACTGCAGAGGGTGAGGTAAGCTCAATGGATGATGGCTATCACTGGCGGAAGTATGGACAGAAGGGAATTCTAGGGGCTAAACATCCAAG AAGCTACTACCGATGTACTCATCGTAATACTTATGGATGTTCGGCCACAAAGCAAATGCAGAAGGCCGACACCAATCCAACGGTACTTAATATCACCTATTATGGACATCATACATGCCACCAGAAGATCCCCACACATGAGCAGCAACAGGACCGGTTTGATTCAGAGAATTCTCATGAACAACACCACCTCTTGAGCTTCCAAACTGAACTTAAAGCACAAGATCAAATGAGCTCGTCTTTCTCGTTCCTGTCAGCGCCTCTCAGCCAAGCACAGCCTGGAATTCATCTCTTCTCGGCTTCAACGATTGACACTCGTATAACAGAAAGCTCATCTCCTACATTTGTTTCTCAAACCTCTGAGTTAAAGAATTACCTTAACAAGGGGAAAAACCTACGAACATCAGAGACTGAGCTCACAGAGGTTATATCTACTGCAACTTCAACTACAAACCCCTTAACGGTTGATATGGACTTCTTGCTCGACCCCAATTTCTCATTTGATGATTCCAACTTCTTGTCATAA